A genomic segment from Candidatus Brocadia sinica JPN1 encodes:
- the cmoA gene encoding carboxy-S-adenosyl-L-methionine synthase CmoA, whose translation MTTIADFNFGEKVASVFDDMLDRSVPFYREIQRMIVEMAVDFAVEGTNIYDLGCSTGTTLLNLGQNIPGKVKFIGVDYSRDMLARCKQKLSALHFFREHELICADLNQGVHIENASVVIMILALQFIRPLNRDKLIGSILRGLNENGCLILVEKILGEDSVFNRLFIKYYYDFKKRNGYSELEIAQKREALENVLIPYKLLENRELMIKEGFRYCDVFFKWYNFCGMVAVK comes from the coding sequence ATGACTACAATAGCAGACTTTAATTTTGGGGAGAAAGTCGCTTCAGTATTTGACGACATGCTGGACCGCTCAGTTCCGTTTTACCGGGAAATCCAAAGAATGATTGTGGAGATGGCAGTAGATTTTGCCGTTGAAGGAACAAATATCTATGATCTTGGATGCTCCACGGGCACTACCCTGCTCAATTTAGGTCAAAATATCCCCGGTAAAGTAAAATTCATTGGCGTCGATTATTCACGGGACATGCTTGCCAGGTGCAAACAGAAACTCAGTGCACTCCATTTCTTCCGGGAACACGAACTGATCTGCGCCGATTTGAATCAAGGTGTACATATCGAGAATGCCTCGGTCGTCATTATGATTCTTGCGCTTCAATTCATCAGGCCGTTAAATCGGGACAAATTAATCGGCAGTATTCTGAGGGGATTGAATGAGAACGGATGTCTGATCCTTGTGGAAAAAATCCTGGGGGAAGACTCAGTTTTTAACCGGCTCTTCATAAAGTACTACTATGACTTCAAGAAACGAAATGGGTACAGCGAATTAGAAATCGCACAGAAACGAGAGGCGCTCGAAAACGTATTGATCCCTTACAAGTTATTGGAAAACAGGGAACTCATGATCAAAGAGGGATTCCGGTATTGTGATGTATTTTTCAAGTGGTACAACTTCTGTGGGATGGTGGCCGTAAAATGA
- a CDS encoding methyltransferase family protein: protein MIVKTGNFFFRYRNALFPIVFALLFFEGTWPLFDNHLIEMWEIVVGTTIAVCGQTLRALTIGLAYIKRGGKKKKVYAETLVQDGIFAHCRNPLYLGNILILLGVGIAGNSLLFVLFGIPLLLFAYLAIIHAEENYLGKKFGQEFKDYCRRVNRIIPDFSGIGNTIKSMEFKWNRLVVKEYATPFVWITGLTFLIMKDTYLDYGYDASKYTLWPLSILSMVITCAFFVAWYLKKNKFLRAK, encoded by the coding sequence ATGATCGTCAAGACAGGCAACTTCTTTTTCCGGTACCGGAATGCCCTTTTCCCCATAGTTTTTGCCTTGCTTTTTTTCGAGGGGACATGGCCGTTGTTTGACAATCATCTCATTGAGATGTGGGAAATTGTCGTCGGCACTACCATAGCGGTGTGTGGTCAGACATTGCGGGCGCTTACCATTGGACTTGCCTATATCAAACGCGGCGGTAAAAAAAAGAAGGTGTATGCGGAAACCCTTGTTCAGGACGGAATTTTTGCACATTGCAGAAACCCCCTCTATTTAGGAAATATTTTGATCCTTCTTGGAGTGGGAATTGCCGGAAATTCACTCTTATTTGTTTTGTTTGGAATTCCGCTTCTCCTCTTTGCTTATTTAGCGATCATACATGCCGAGGAAAACTATCTGGGAAAAAAGTTTGGACAGGAGTTCAAGGATTACTGTAGACGAGTCAACCGCATTATCCCTGACTTTTCAGGTATAGGAAACACTATCAAAAGTATGGAATTCAAATGGAACCGATTAGTTGTCAAAGAATATGCTACACCCTTTGTATGGATAACGGGACTGACGTTTTTAATCATGAAGGATACATACCTGGACTACGGCTATGATGCCAGTAAATACACGTTGTGGCCTCTGTCAATTTTATCCATGGTC